In Dromiciops gliroides isolate mDroGli1 chromosome 4, mDroGli1.pri, whole genome shotgun sequence, one DNA window encodes the following:
- the SPHK1 gene encoding sphingosine kinase 1 isoform X1, translated as MPSSQDGHPSRLLPRPCKVLVLLNPRGGTGKALHLFRNRVQPMLQEAGVFFTLRLTERRNHARELVREEDLSSWDALVVMSGDGLMHEVVNGLMERPDWETAIQKPLCSLPAGSGNALAASVNHYAGNEQVTNEDLLTNCTLLLCRRRLSPMNLLSLHTASGSRLFSVLSLGWGFVADVDVESEKYRFLGKIRFTLGTFLRLVALRTYQGTLSYLPVGAPSSKSSAGSPLGHDQPGPVDSLLVPLEQPVPENWTVVPDHEFVLVLALLHSHLGSEMYAAPMAQGTGGVIHLFYLRAGVPRSTLLRLFMAMEKGTHMELDCPNLVYAPVVAFRLEPHDARGMLTVDGEQLASEAIQGQVHPGGFQLVSGCPEPKTGPEPNPLPCSEDSVSSEFTS; from the exons ATGCCCTCGAGTCAGGATG ggcACCCGAGCCGACTTCTGCCGAGGCCTTGCAAGGTGCTGGTGCTGCTGAACCCCCGGGGAGGAACTGGCAAGGCCCTGCACCTCTTCCGGAACAGAGTGCAGCCCATGCTTCAGGAAGCAGGTGTTTTCTTCACGTTGCGGCTGACTG AGCGGAGGAACCATGCGAGGGAGCTGGTGCGGGAAGAGGACCTTTCCTCATGGGACGCCCTGGTGGTGATGTCTGGAGATGGGCTGATGCATGAG GTGGTAAATGGCTTGATGGAACGACCTGATTGGGAAACAGCGATTCAGAAGCCTCTCTGCAGCCTTCCAGCAGGCTCTGGcaatgctttggctgcatccgtAAACCATTATGCAGG CAACGAACAGGTGACCAACGAGGACCTATTGACCAACTGTACTCTGCTACTGTGCCGGCGGAGGCTTTCTCCCATGAACCTGCTTTCCCTACACACCGCCTCAGGCAGCCGCCTCTTCTCTGTGCTCAGCCTTGGCTGGGGCTTTGTTGCCGACGTGGATGTGGAGAGTGAAAAGTACAGATTCCTAGGGAAAATTCGCTTTACCCTGGGCACGTTCCTCCGCCTGGTTGCCCTGCGCACCTATCAGGGAACATTATCCTATCTCCCAGTTGGAGCACCTTCTTCCAAGAGCTCAGCTGGATCTCCCCTGGGACATGACCAACCAGGCCCTGTGGATTCACTCTTAGTACCTCTGGAACAGCCGGTGCCAGAAAACTGGACGGTGGTGCCTGACCACGAATTTGTGTTGGTCCTGGCTCTCTTGCATTCCCACTTGGGGAGTGAGATGTATGCTGCACCAATGGCTCAGGGAACTGGAGGGGTTATACATCTTTTCTACCTGCGGGCTGGAGTGCCCCGGTCTACACTGCTCCGCCTTTTCATGGCCATGGAAAAGGGGACACATATGGAGCTGGACTGCCCTAACCTGGTGTATGCACCTGTGGTAGCCTTCCGCCTAGAACCTCATGATGCCAGGGGCATGCTTACGGTGGATGGGGAGCAGCTGGCCAGTGAGGCTATCCAAGGCCAGGTGCACCCTGGAGGCTTTCAGTTGGTTAGTGGCTGTCCAGAACCAAAGACTGGTCCTGAGCCAAATCCTTTACCGTGTTCAGAAGACTCTGTTTCATCAGAGTTCACTTCTTAA
- the SPHK1 gene encoding sphingosine kinase 1 isoform X2, which yields MLQEAGVFFTLRLTERRNHARELVREEDLSSWDALVVMSGDGLMHEVVNGLMERPDWETAIQKPLCSLPAGSGNALAASVNHYAGNEQVTNEDLLTNCTLLLCRRRLSPMNLLSLHTASGSRLFSVLSLGWGFVADVDVESEKYRFLGKIRFTLGTFLRLVALRTYQGTLSYLPVGAPSSKSSAGSPLGHDQPGPVDSLLVPLEQPVPENWTVVPDHEFVLVLALLHSHLGSEMYAAPMAQGTGGVIHLFYLRAGVPRSTLLRLFMAMEKGTHMELDCPNLVYAPVVAFRLEPHDARGMLTVDGEQLASEAIQGQVHPGGFQLVSGCPEPKTGPEPNPLPCSEDSVSSEFTS from the exons ATGCTTCAGGAAGCAGGTGTTTTCTTCACGTTGCGGCTGACTG AGCGGAGGAACCATGCGAGGGAGCTGGTGCGGGAAGAGGACCTTTCCTCATGGGACGCCCTGGTGGTGATGTCTGGAGATGGGCTGATGCATGAG GTGGTAAATGGCTTGATGGAACGACCTGATTGGGAAACAGCGATTCAGAAGCCTCTCTGCAGCCTTCCAGCAGGCTCTGGcaatgctttggctgcatccgtAAACCATTATGCAGG CAACGAACAGGTGACCAACGAGGACCTATTGACCAACTGTACTCTGCTACTGTGCCGGCGGAGGCTTTCTCCCATGAACCTGCTTTCCCTACACACCGCCTCAGGCAGCCGCCTCTTCTCTGTGCTCAGCCTTGGCTGGGGCTTTGTTGCCGACGTGGATGTGGAGAGTGAAAAGTACAGATTCCTAGGGAAAATTCGCTTTACCCTGGGCACGTTCCTCCGCCTGGTTGCCCTGCGCACCTATCAGGGAACATTATCCTATCTCCCAGTTGGAGCACCTTCTTCCAAGAGCTCAGCTGGATCTCCCCTGGGACATGACCAACCAGGCCCTGTGGATTCACTCTTAGTACCTCTGGAACAGCCGGTGCCAGAAAACTGGACGGTGGTGCCTGACCACGAATTTGTGTTGGTCCTGGCTCTCTTGCATTCCCACTTGGGGAGTGAGATGTATGCTGCACCAATGGCTCAGGGAACTGGAGGGGTTATACATCTTTTCTACCTGCGGGCTGGAGTGCCCCGGTCTACACTGCTCCGCCTTTTCATGGCCATGGAAAAGGGGACACATATGGAGCTGGACTGCCCTAACCTGGTGTATGCACCTGTGGTAGCCTTCCGCCTAGAACCTCATGATGCCAGGGGCATGCTTACGGTGGATGGGGAGCAGCTGGCCAGTGAGGCTATCCAAGGCCAGGTGCACCCTGGAGGCTTTCAGTTGGTTAGTGGCTGTCCAGAACCAAAGACTGGTCCTGAGCCAAATCCTTTACCGTGTTCAGAAGACTCTGTTTCATCAGAGTTCACTTCTTAA